The genomic region ATCGTTGTCGGCGATATCGCCGGCTACAGCCGGCTGATGCAACTCGATGAAGAGGGTACGCATACCCGCGTCAAGCGGGCCGAGCGCGATCTGATCGAGCCCACCATTGCCGAGCACCATGGCAAGCTGGTCAAGACCACCGGCGATGGCTTTATCGCGATATTCGACAGTCCGGTCGAAGCCGTACGGTGCAGCATCGTGATTCAGCAGAACATGATCGGCCGCAACGCGGCGATCGCGAGAGATCGCTGGATCGAGTACCGGATCGGCGTCAACCTCGGCGACGTCATCATCGAGGCCGATGATATCTATGGCGACGGCGTCAACGTGGCTTCGCGCCTGGAAGGGATCGCAGCGCCGGGTGAAGTCTTCATCTCCGGCGGCATCTACGAGCAGATCAAGCACAAGATGGTCTGCGGATACGAATCGCTCGGCGACCGCAAGGTCAAGAATATCACCGATCCGGTCCGGGTTTATCGCGTGCTGCCGGACGCCGCCGCGTATCAGAGGACACGCAGGCGCCGCGAGTCCATTCTGCTCACGCTGCTCGGATTGGCGATCGCGATCATCGCGGGTGGCGTGCTGTGGTATCTGCTCGCCCAACCGCGCGGCAAGCCGGCCGACGTGGCACAGGCGCCTCCGTCACCGACGGCATCGCCTGCCGTCCAGCCGCCGGCACCAAGCCCGGCTCCGACGCAAACCGCAAGTCCGACCCCGGCGGCACCGACGCAGCAAGCGTCGCCTCAACCCGCGCCCTCCGCGAGCCCCACCCCGGACCTGCCGGAACCCGAACTGGTCTTGCTTCAAGCTGGCAGCTTCTCGATGGGAAGCAATGACGATCCTTCCGAGCGGCCGATCCGCCGGGTAACGGTCAAGCCGTTTGCCATGGGCAAATATCCGGTGACGATCCGCGAATGGAATGCCTGCGCGGCGGCCAAAGCCTGTGGCTTCACGGCCAGCGGCAAGGACGACGTTCCGGTCACCAATGTGAGCTGGAGCGATGCGAAGCAATATGTGACCTGGCTCGCCGAGCGCACCAAGAAGCCCTACCGGCTTCCGAGCGAAGCCGAGTGGGAATATGCGGCGCGCGGCGGGACGCAATCGAAGTACTGGTGGGG from Bradyrhizobium elkanii USDA 76 harbors:
- a CDS encoding SUMF1/EgtB/PvdO family nonheme iron enzyme, with translation MGEIRDFKSGRSQSDNTQPPGTSMPRRLAAIVVGDIAGYSRLMQLDEEGTHTRVKRAERDLIEPTIAEHHGKLVKTTGDGFIAIFDSPVEAVRCSIVIQQNMIGRNAAIARDRWIEYRIGVNLGDVIIEADDIYGDGVNVASRLEGIAAPGEVFISGGIYEQIKHKMVCGYESLGDRKVKNITDPVRVYRVLPDAAAYQRTRRRRESILLTLLGLAIAIIAGGVLWYLLAQPRGKPADVAQAPPSPTASPAVQPPAPSPAPTQTASPTPAAPTQQASPQPAPSASPTPDLPEPELVLLQAGSFSMGSNDDPSERPIRRVTVKPFAMGKYPVTIREWNACAAAKACGFTASGKDDVPVTNVSWSDAKQYVTWLAERTKKPYRLPSEAEWEYAARGGTQSKYWWGDQMQSGHAGCKDCGGDSAAEQPVKVGSYKPNPFGLYDMGGGVDQWVEDCWHRNYQGAPTDGVVWSAGDCASHVIRSGSWKNDARYVRPANRDNYDTNVRYPTHGFRVALSP